The proteins below come from a single Chelmon rostratus isolate fCheRos1 chromosome 10, fCheRos1.pri, whole genome shotgun sequence genomic window:
- the csde1 gene encoding cold shock domain-containing protein E1 isoform X2: MGSPWKGFVEFTLPASPPTAFVSADLSSTSPVGLSLSPYGRSMSFDPGMLHNNGHTAYANGTGPGIRETGVVEKLLTSYGFIQCSERQARLFFHCSQYNGNLQELKIGDDVEFEVSSDRRTGKPIAVKLLKIKPEVLPEERISGQVGPDLHAYPFTVLHGYIHPVVSAIPVHLDGKSAPGQVPTGSVCYERNGEVFYLTYTPDDVEGNIHLDTGDKVSFYMETNKHTGAVSARNIQLVKKKQMRCQGVVCATKEAFGFIERADVVKEIFFHYSEFKGDLEALQAGDDVEFTIKDRNGKEVATDVRLLPQGTVIFEDISIEQFEGTVIKVIPKVPTKNQNDPLPGRISARIGFTDKELPFGEKDTKSKVTLLEGDHIQFNISTDRRDKLERATNIDILPDTFNFTKETREMGVIAAIRDGFGFIKCVDRDARMFFHFSEVLEESQLHISDEVEFTVVPDMLSAQRNHAVRIKKLPKGTVSFHTQSEQRFMGVVEKEVVATTNKNASPTKSKEKESEEGVIAYEDCGVKLTVAYHTKDLEGGGYPQVGDKVEFSINEVKRTGQQSAVSIRVLNRNASNAKRLHGFVATLKDNFGFIETANHDQEIFFHYSEMCGDLENLELGDTVEYTLSKGKGNKVSAEKVTKVAAVNGIGEDVGATVMMGKVIRPLRSVDPSQTEYQGLIEVTEEGGTKGQNYPFGIMGMANKADCLQKGEVVKFQVCTVIQTGQKMACNVVPQRRAMVECVKDQFGFITYEVGESKKLFFHVKEVQDGLELQTGDEVEFSVVLNQRTGKCSACNVRRVSEGPKPVVTPRPDRLVNRLKSITLDDASAPRLVIVRQPRGPDNSKGFNVERKTRQPGVID, encoded by the exons ATGGGCAGCCCCTGGAAAGGCTTTGTTGAGTTTACCTTGCCTGCGTCGCCACCCACCGCGTTTGTTAGCGCTGACCTGAGCAGCACCTCCCCTGTCGGACTCAGCCTGTCGCCATATGGCCGATCC atgaGTTTTGACCCAGGCATGCTCCATAATAATGGACACACTGCATATGCCAATGGGACAGGGCCTGGCATTAGAGAGACTGGTGTGGTGGAGAAGCTCCTGACTTCTTACGGGTTCATCCAGTGCTCCGAACGTCAGGCTCGTCTCTTCTTCCACTGTTCCCAGTACAATGGCAACCTGCAGGAGCTTAAAATAGGAG ATGATGTAGAGTTTGAGGTATCCTCTGACAGGCGCACTGGCAAGCCCATAGCAGTGAAGCTGCTAAAGATAAAGCCAGAGGTGCTGCCAGAGGAGCGCATCTCGGGCCAGGTGGGGCCAGACCTGCACGCCTATCCCTTTACTGTGCTGCATGGTTATATTCATCCA GTTGTCTCAGCAATCCCGGTGCACTTGGATGGAAAGTCTGCTCCCGGCCAGGTGCCCACTGGCAGTGTTTGTTATGAAAGAAACGGG GAAGTGTTCTACCTTACCTACACTCCTGATGATGTGGAGGGTAATATCCACCTGGACACAGGCGACAAAGTCAGCTTTTACATGGAGACCAACAAGCA CACTGGTGCAGTCAGTGCTCGTAATATTCAACTTgtgaagaaaaagcaaatgaggTGCCAGGGTGTGGTGTGCGCTACAAAG GAGGCATTTGGATTCATTGAGAGGGCCGATGTGGTGAAGGAGATCTTCTTTCACTACAGCGAGTTCAAGGGTGATCTGGAGGCTCTGCAGGCTGGAGATGACGTCGAGTTCACcatcaaagacagaaat GGTAAGGAAGTAGCCACAGATGTGAGGCTGCTCCCCCAAGGAACAGTCATCTTTGAGGATATTAGCATTGAGCAGTTCGAGGGCACTGTCATCAAGGTCATTCCCAAGGTTCCCACCAAGAACCAG AATGACCCGCTACCAGGCCGTATCAGTGCCCGCATTGGCTTCACTGACAAGGAGCTGCCATTTGGCGAGAAGGACACAAAGTCCAAGGTGACCCTGTTGGAGGGAGATCACATACAGTTCAACATTTCCACCGACCGCAGAGACAAACTGGAGAGGGCTACCAACATCGACATCCTCCCAGACACCTTCAACTTCACCAAGGAGACCCGCGAAATG GGGGTGATTGCAGCTATACGCGATGGCTTTGGCTTCATTAAGTGTGTGGATAGGGATGCCAGGATGTTCTTTCACTTCAGCGAAGTTCTCGAGGAGAGCCAACTGCACATCTCTGATGAAGTGGAGTTCACTGTTGTGCCT GATATGCTGTCAGCTCAGAGGAACCACGCAGTGCGCATCAAGAAGTTGCCGAAGGGCACAGTGTCCTTCCATACCCAGTCTGAGCAGCGCTTCATGGGTGTGGTGGAGAAGGAAGTTGTGGCAACCACCAACAAGAATGCCAGTCCCACCAAGAGCAAGGAGAAG GAATCTGAGGAAGGCGTTATTGCATATGAAGACTGTGGAGTGAAGCTCACTGTGGCATACCATACCAAGGACCTGGAGGGAGGAGGTTACCCACAGGTTGGAGACAAG GTGGAGTTCTCCATCAATGAAGTGAAGCGAACTGGCCAGCAGAGTGCAGTCTCCATCAGGGTCCTCAACCGCAATGCCTCCAATGCCAAGAGACTGCATGGATTTGTTGCCACACTGAAGGACAACTTTGGCTTCATTGAGACAGCAAACCATGACCAGGAGATTTTCTTCCACTACAG TGAAATGTGTGGAGACTTGGAGAACTTGGAGCTGGGCGACACAGTGGAGTACACGCTCTCCAAGGGAAAAGGAAACAAAGTCAGCGCAGAAAAGGTTACCAAAGTGGCCGCAG TGAATGGCATCGGTGAGGATGTTGGTGCGACAGTGATGATGGGAAAAGTCATCCGTCCCTTACGCAGTGTGGACCCCTCCCAGACAGAATACCAAGGGCTTATTGAAGTCACAGAGGAAG GTGGAACTAAAGGCCAGAATTATCCCTTTGGGATCATGGGTATGGCAAACAAAGCAGACTGTCTGCAGAAAGGAGAAGTTGTGAAGTTCCAGGTTTGCACAGTCATCCAAACTGGACAGAAGATGGCCTGTAACGTGGTCCCTCAGCGTAGAGCCATGGTGGAGTGTGTCAAAGACCAG tttGGCTTCATCACATATGAAGTTGGTGAGAGCAAGAAGCTGTTCTTTCATGTAAAAGAAGTACAAGATGGCCTTGAGCTCCAGACTGGGGACGAGGTGGAGTTCTCAGTTGTCCTTAATCAACGCACAGGAAAATGTAGTGCCTGCAACGTACGCAGAGTCAG TGAGGGGCCTAAACCAGTGGTGACTCCGCGTCCTGATCGTCTGGTGAACCGATTGAAGAGCATCACTCTTGACGACGCCAGTGCTCCTCGCCTGGTCATTGTAAGACAGCCCCGTGGTCCTGACAATTCAAAG GGCTTCAATGTGGAGCGCAAGACCCGCCAGCCTGGTGTCATTGACTGA